In a genomic window of Streptococcus oralis subsp. tigurinus:
- a CDS encoding G5 domain-containing protein has product MSRKKLLKLGISILALNALGVATYHVAPDLYQIPTVHAEETPAEDEEIPDGQERSIANTFKRMLDSIESSIKDFTDSPDEDNKELLEGDVEEAKNFFETAKNAMKSPEGQKSFAALEARYNTLKAKAEALLSGKPAQPAEPKVEHQEITTTEEIPYPSRTENNAVLPEGTRNVKQAGVNGEKTITWDITLTNGKETARTKKSEKVTKEPVEEIIEVGTKKTGVETKETVTVEEKVAFKEETKVDPALDKGQTRVEEGEEGIDEVTYEVTKVDGVETSRKEVSRKTKKAAKNKITYTGAKAVVTTKEETKTEEVAFQTREVENALLAEGVRRVKTAGKNGVRTIVYTVTYTDGVETGRVEKSSTITTPAVDEIVEVGTKKVVAPVVTTKEETKTEELDFQTKEITNPELPEGTRQVKTAGKKGVRTIVYTVTYTDGKETGRVEKSNTITTPAVDEIVEVGTKKVASTTTNGDKKDPATTGNQAESTKKEETASQDKKALPSTGTAVSSLLSVIGLAFASLAAFVLRKKD; this is encoded by the coding sequence ATGAGTAGAAAAAAATTATTAAAGTTAGGGATTTCAATACTTGCTTTAAATGCACTTGGAGTAGCCACTTATCATGTAGCTCCCGACTTGTATCAAATTCCAACGGTGCATGCGGAAGAGACACCAGCGGAAGATGAAGAAATTCCAGATGGACAAGAGCGAAGTATTGCAAATACATTCAAAAGAATGCTTGATAGTATAGAATCTTCAATTAAGGATTTTACAGATAGTCCAGATGAGGATAATAAAGAACTCCTAGAGGGTGATGTAGAAGAAGCAAAGAATTTTTTTGAGACTGCAAAGAATGCAATGAAGAGTCCAGAAGGTCAAAAAAGTTTTGCGGCGCTTGAAGCTCGCTACAATACCTTGAAAGCGAAAGCAGAGGCCCTCTTGTCTGGCAAGCCAGCCCAACCAGCAGAGCCAAAAGTTGAGCATCAAGAAATCACAACTACTGAAGAGATTCCTTACCCATCTCGGACAGAAAACAATGCAGTCCTTCCAGAAGGAACACGCAATGTTAAGCAGGCAGGTGTTAATGGTGAGAAGACAATTACTTGGGATATCACTCTGACCAATGGTAAAGAAACAGCTCGCACGAAGAAGAGCGAGAAGGTTACCAAAGAACCAGTAGAAGAAATCATCGAAGTTGGAACTAAGAAAACAGGTGTTGAAACCAAAGAAACAGTGACTGTGGAGGAAAAAGTTGCTTTCAAAGAAGAAACGAAAGTAGACCCAGCACTGGATAAAGGTCAAACGCGTGTTGAAGAAGGTGAAGAAGGTATCGATGAAGTCACTTATGAAGTGACAAAAGTGGATGGCGTTGAAACATCTCGTAAAGAAGTTTCACGCAAGACTAAGAAAGCTGCAAAAAACAAGATTACCTATACAGGTGCCAAAGCAGTTGTAACCACTAAGGAAGAAACGAAGACAGAAGAAGTTGCCTTTCAGACTCGTGAGGTTGAAAATGCACTCTTAGCTGAAGGTGTTCGCCGAGTGAAAACAGCTGGTAAAAATGGTGTTCGCACTATCGTTTACACAGTTACCTACACAGACGGAGTAGAAACAGGTCGTGTTGAGAAATCCAGCACAATCACAACTCCAGCAGTAGATGAGATTGTTGAAGTTGGAACTAAGAAAGTAGTAGCTCCAGTAGTAACGACTAAGGAAGAGACGAAAACAGAAGAATTAGACTTCCAAACTAAGGAAATTACAAATCCTGAACTTCCAGAAGGGACTCGTCAAGTAAAAACAGCTGGTAAGAAAGGTGTTCGCACTATTGTTTACACAGTTACCTACACAGATGGAAAAGAGACAGGTCGTGTTGAGAAATCAAACACAATCACAACTCCAGCCGTAGATGAGATCGTTGAAGTAGGAACTAAGAAAGTAGCTTCTACAACAACCAACGGTGATAAGAAGGATCCTGCAACAACAGGAAACCAAGCCGAAAGCACTAAGAAAGAAGAAACTGCAAGTCAAGATAAGAAAGCTCTACCAAGCACAGGTACAGCAGTATCTAGTCTTCTTTCAGTCATCGGTCTTGCCTTTGCAAGTCTAGCTGCTTTTGTCCTTCGTAAGAAAGATTAA
- a CDS encoding isopeptide-forming domain-containing fimbrial protein — MKDFIKKVSILFMILFLSVPLGLAGLFFVRGASADEGGVTRVGDTEIIQNGCYRKIKKTENTQWTVPRKPIDLVILQDASGSFEKTIPSVKNALKRLTTYVKPEQYNEADPHLVSTGDPDTTDRVFVSAYQGLDQVRYFDNEDFTGAIDTYTNEGITGKHYQFSSSDLTSDQKSIHSFIDNITVGGGTPTVPGITDALAAYNSKKGEMKNGRKTVFLLVTDGVANGYRLPDGNVVMDKSYARTYKLQPAWGLGQNYFPEAAQDIVSRAKELKEAGNTLKNAVGSEGSVVIGFWERVEGFTDPYFQYGSAYLNGFGKTLNIGDNRSVQGIFHDALQSMASPNKTVNGKDVSFYVNEQNNIDVFSQKILESVAAALIKEDIKGEFEVTPGYKVDAVRINGKTVVEKVTDPSKQIRGKIVQEGDKVTISVPDSVFNPGDNKFDYDLSKEARAPETNEDDEVDPPADYKPENETITVPELTGVFKTGDFTTRKIGGKNETVEVQKLEYCYPSATKTVKDADASNDIGVIPDPLELTKKPSYSAQLSKKDEEFTYTVDYNFNNVPYEFEKNVMLTDPLDYRLEVVSHSAQGPDGQSWPTRVVTQKDAGGNSQSVVVADVPAKDGKYNYLVLKKAKMTITVRLKEEYRKNQASKEFMALLQDNDGFGLLNQGNIMWNGEDNNPDPSKHAKTDDKPSTIRRSNPVYVKPPVDTEITKKVNDKEHEDLKTEGELFEYKVSVPWPGIADTFSLTDTVVSELEVQADSLNVKLGGNDDAELKTATKVEGQTVSLTLDKTQLKKISRKVSRRKTKDVQYLELTFKAKIRPGADLSKYKEDGQIKVPNTADVALNDIKKTSNKVTVTPPKPKEPSIDKKINENLDTFQTFDGQPYNYNITTAVPSDVANYKKFVIRDTLDANLELAGDVSIKGSAAALFDIHTNGQEITATVKDGQFGELAKYSTVELVIPAKVKNGVTGTTIENKASISFTNENNVEKEVETKPVTVTPPPVTKKINETLDHLDIATGQAYNYNIKTKLPTDITDYKKFVITDTLEGDLSVINETSSKPVIKGAAAAFFDVTVEGQTVTATMKDFANATDLAGQEVELIIPAKINDGVTRINIPNTAKFSFTDKNDHSGEKETKPVTVTPPSEPGVDKKINETLTEATIGAETDFTYNIKAKLPNDITTYKSFVVTDTLDENLTPGQAEIKGAAAKFFDVTVQGQTVTATMKDFANAGDYGNQEVELVIHAKVKKGSTVPSIENKAKITYTNKNDQQGEKETKPVTVTPPPITKKVNGQEHADLGKLSEVFTYTIDSTVPHVADTFTISDDIVKELAFEGEATVTVDGQAVQDLTVTTEGQRLMVTFGKDQVKQYAGKAVQVSFKAKVKEGITFDALLAAYPNESKDKPVVPNTASYIINDNPDSKKESKPVTVTPPPTTTPELKKEVNGAERYDLAKRNEEFTYTLKTTMPASATVFEMTDELKEVLEFVGENASATVKLDGEDAGSKATVTLSGQVIKVAFTEASVKADAGKSIEVNFKAKIRDNANLSAYVNKDGKTEIPNKASYDIDHNPKYHKDSNEVPVTPPTPEEPEIKKDVNGKEAETLDKRDQVFTYNVKTSVAQDATAFAVTDTLVDVLEFAGTSSATLNGQALDASQIKVEGQTITLTLTEDQVKANGGQAVELTFDAKIKAGANLSAYVKEDGRTQIPNKASYDASFPHKPGVHKDSNEVPVTPPTPDEPEIKKDVNGKAEETLAKRDEVFTYNVKTTVAQDATAFSVTDTLVDVLEFAGTSSAKLNGQALDASQIKVEGQTITLTLTEDQVKANGGQAVELTFDAKIKAGANLSAYLSEDKTVKVPNKAAYRADLPNKPGFTKDSNEVPVTPPTPEEPEIKKDVNGKEAETLDKRDQVFTYNVKTSVAQDATAFAVTDTLVDVLEFAGTSSATLNGQALDASQIKVEGQTITLTLTEDQVKANGGQAVELTFDAKIKAGANLSAYLSEDKTVKVPNKAAYRADLPNKPGFTKDSNEVPVTPPTPEEPEIKKDVNGKEAETLDKRDQVFTYNVKTTVAQDATAFSVTDTLVDVLEFAGTSSAKLNGQALDASQIKVEGQTITLTLTEDQVKANGGQAVELTFDAKIKAGADLSPYLTDRGFTVPNTASYDAKFPHKPGLHKDSNKVPVIVPKEPEPEISKKINRTLDHLDVEYDAPYMYNVNTTLPKDIDKYKEFTVTDTLEPVLAIADTPVAYVDGRDANGALETSVEGNTVTVKVKDFARLKGFKEIQLYIPAKLKANSDLSAYTNRLVPNKATVNFKDANSQSGNKETKPVTVKPRDPEKPTDPTPGEPAKSVGPEDGSKPGGEYRLPNAFDTFRFDITTPVPTDPVDENGNAKKDQYGRLIKTDLTSFTITDEINSVLKVNKDRIALKVENAQFDKIKATLQAQLEQAEKELKALTGKSTEETSTETGKKEELKAAEAKVAELKAKLEAAKASQPAQPAEATTPATSDSSETEDKKPATSEPSQDLASLEAELKAAEENLAKLQAPAEKEAELAPADKKQQQEKLENEIKKLKEAQTKLQAAIDKLSKVSNDRGELVGKDLEAVATVTYDETSNLVTFEISDKDVLEALKGSTVRLVLYTNFKEGTDFAQFAKGVPNTAKVSFNHNPKPTNKVVVFPPTPQTPEEPQTPPTTPPTPPTPPTPEEPQTPPTPPTPEEPQTPPPGGTVPPEEPKKTLPNTGSEASSIFGVLAALTLGLAGLLVWKRKAKR; from the coding sequence ATGAAAGATTTCATTAAAAAGGTATCCATTCTGTTTATGATTTTGTTTCTGTCTGTGCCTTTAGGATTAGCTGGACTATTCTTTGTTCGTGGTGCATCTGCCGATGAAGGTGGAGTTACTCGGGTAGGTGATACAGAAATCATTCAAAATGGATGTTATCGTAAAATTAAGAAGACAGAGAACACACAGTGGACAGTTCCGCGTAAACCAATCGACTTGGTCATCCTTCAGGATGCCAGTGGGTCGTTTGAAAAAACTATCCCAAGTGTTAAAAATGCTTTGAAGCGTTTGACCACTTATGTGAAACCTGAACAGTACAATGAAGCCGACCCGCATTTAGTGAGTACAGGGGATCCTGATACGACTGACCGCGTCTTCGTTTCAGCTTACCAAGGATTAGATCAGGTTCGATATTTTGATAATGAAGACTTCACAGGAGCGATTGATACCTATACAAATGAGGGGATTACGGGTAAACATTATCAGTTTAGTTCAAGTGATTTGACATCAGATCAAAAATCTATTCATAGCTTTATTGATAATATTACTGTTGGAGGAGGAACTCCTACGGTTCCTGGTATTACGGATGCTCTTGCTGCTTATAACAGTAAAAAAGGAGAAATGAAAAATGGTCGTAAGACAGTATTCCTTCTCGTAACGGATGGTGTGGCCAATGGTTACCGTCTTCCAGATGGTAATGTTGTTATGGATAAAAGCTATGCCAGAACATATAAGCTACAACCTGCATGGGGACTTGGTCAAAACTATTTCCCTGAAGCAGCGCAAGATATTGTCAGCCGTGCAAAAGAATTAAAAGAGGCAGGAAATACCCTTAAGAATGCTGTTGGATCAGAAGGTTCTGTAGTTATTGGTTTCTGGGAGCGTGTAGAAGGGTTCACTGACCCATACTTCCAATATGGTTCTGCTTATTTGAATGGATTTGGAAAAACGTTGAATATCGGTGACAATCGTTCCGTGCAAGGGATTTTCCACGATGCCCTTCAATCAATGGCTTCGCCAAACAAGACAGTTAATGGCAAGGATGTTTCCTTCTATGTTAATGAACAAAATAATATTGATGTATTCTCGCAAAAGATTTTGGAATCCGTAGCAGCAGCTCTGATTAAGGAAGATATCAAAGGTGAGTTTGAAGTTACTCCAGGATATAAGGTAGATGCTGTTCGAATCAATGGTAAAACGGTCGTTGAAAAAGTTACAGATCCGTCAAAACAAATTCGTGGTAAGATTGTTCAAGAAGGGGACAAAGTTACCATCTCTGTTCCAGATAGTGTCTTCAATCCTGGGGATAATAAATTTGACTATGACTTGAGTAAGGAAGCTCGAGCTCCTGAGACAAATGAAGATGACGAAGTGGATCCGCCGGCAGATTACAAGCCAGAAAATGAAACAATCACAGTTCCAGAATTGACTGGGGTCTTTAAAACGGGAGATTTCACTACTCGTAAAATCGGTGGTAAGAATGAGACTGTCGAAGTCCAAAAATTGGAATACTGTTATCCAAGCGCAACGAAGACAGTGAAAGATGCGGATGCTAGCAACGATATTGGTGTCATTCCAGATCCGTTAGAGTTGACTAAGAAACCATCTTATTCTGCACAACTAAGCAAGAAAGACGAAGAGTTCACTTATACAGTAGATTACAACTTCAATAACGTTCCTTACGAATTTGAAAAGAACGTTATGTTAACAGACCCACTTGATTACCGCTTGGAAGTGGTGAGCCATTCTGCTCAAGGTCCAGATGGACAAAGCTGGCCAACTCGTGTGGTAACTCAAAAGGATGCTGGAGGCAACTCACAAAGCGTCGTTGTAGCGGATGTTCCGGCAAAAGATGGCAAGTACAACTACTTGGTTCTTAAGAAAGCTAAAATGACGATTACCGTTCGTCTTAAAGAAGAATACCGTAAGAACCAAGCAAGCAAAGAATTCATGGCCCTTCTTCAAGATAATGATGGATTCGGTTTGCTGAACCAGGGTAATATCATGTGGAATGGTGAGGATAATAATCCTGATCCAAGTAAACATGCTAAAACAGATGACAAACCAAGTACCATTCGTCGCTCAAACCCAGTCTATGTTAAACCACCAGTTGATACCGAAATTACGAAGAAGGTCAATGATAAGGAACATGAAGATCTTAAGACAGAAGGAGAACTCTTCGAGTACAAGGTAAGTGTTCCATGGCCAGGTATTGCAGATACATTTAGCCTTACAGATACAGTTGTTTCAGAGTTGGAAGTTCAGGCAGATAGCTTGAATGTGAAACTTGGTGGAAATGATGATGCTGAGTTGAAAACTGCTACAAAAGTTGAAGGCCAAACTGTTTCACTGACTCTTGATAAAACTCAACTTAAAAAAATCTCACGTAAGGTAAGTCGTCGTAAAACTAAAGATGTTCAATACCTTGAATTGACCTTCAAGGCTAAGATTCGTCCGGGTGCTGACCTTTCTAAATATAAGGAAGATGGTCAAATTAAAGTACCTAACACGGCAGATGTTGCCTTGAATGATATCAAGAAAACATCGAATAAAGTAACGGTTACACCACCAAAACCAAAAGAACCTTCTATTGATAAGAAGATTAATGAAAACTTGGATACATTCCAAACATTTGATGGACAACCATACAACTACAACATTACAACAGCTGTGCCAAGTGATGTTGCTAATTACAAGAAATTTGTGATTCGTGATACACTGGATGCTAATTTGGAACTTGCAGGTGACGTAAGTATTAAAGGTTCTGCAGCTGCCCTCTTTGATATCCACACCAATGGCCAAGAAATTACGGCAACGGTGAAGGATGGTCAGTTTGGTGAACTTGCAAAATACTCAACTGTTGAACTAGTCATTCCTGCAAAAGTTAAAAATGGTGTGACAGGTACAACCATTGAAAACAAGGCTTCTATTTCCTTTACAAATGAGAATAATGTAGAGAAAGAAGTTGAAACGAAACCTGTCACTGTAACGCCACCTCCTGTAACGAAGAAGATCAATGAAACCCTTGATCACTTAGATATCGCGACAGGTCAAGCGTATAACTACAACATCAAGACAAAACTTCCAACCGATATTACAGATTACAAGAAATTTGTGATTACAGATACACTTGAAGGAGATTTGTCAGTTATCAATGAAACTTCAAGCAAACCAGTTATCAAAGGAGCAGCTGCAGCCTTCTTCGATGTAACAGTTGAGGGTCAAACCGTGACTGCAACGATGAAGGACTTTGCGAACGCTACAGACCTTGCTGGTCAAGAAGTTGAATTGATTATTCCGGCTAAGATCAATGATGGAGTGACTCGTATCAACATTCCAAATACTGCGAAGTTCAGCTTCACAGATAAGAACGATCATAGCGGAGAAAAAGAAACGAAACCAGTCACCGTAACGCCTCCATCAGAACCAGGTGTTGATAAGAAAATCAACGAAACATTGACAGAGGCAACAATCGGTGCAGAAACCGACTTTACTTATAATATCAAAGCGAAATTGCCAAATGATATTACAACGTACAAGTCCTTCGTTGTAACGGATACCTTGGATGAGAACTTGACTCCAGGTCAAGCTGAAATCAAGGGAGCTGCAGCGAAATTCTTCGATGTAACAGTTCAAGGTCAAACCGTGACTGCAACGATGAAGGATTTTGCGAATGCGGGTGACTACGGTAACCAAGAAGTAGAGCTCGTGATTCATGCCAAAGTGAAGAAAGGCTCAACTGTTCCATCTATTGAGAACAAAGCTAAGATTACATACACTAACAAGAATGACCAACAAGGTGAGAAAGAAACCAAGCCGGTTACAGTTACTCCACCACCAATCACTAAGAAAGTGAATGGTCAGGAACACGCAGATCTTGGTAAGTTATCAGAAGTCTTCACGTATACGATTGACTCAACGGTTCCACATGTGGCAGATACATTCACCATTTCAGATGATATCGTCAAAGAATTGGCATTTGAAGGAGAAGCAACGGTCACTGTTGATGGCCAAGCTGTTCAAGACCTCACTGTAACAACAGAAGGTCAACGTTTGATGGTCACATTTGGAAAAGATCAAGTGAAACAATATGCTGGTAAAGCTGTACAAGTTTCATTTAAGGCTAAGGTGAAGGAAGGCATTACCTTTGATGCACTCTTAGCGGCTTATCCAAATGAATCAAAAGACAAGCCGGTAGTACCAAATACTGCTAGCTACATCATTAATGATAATCCTGATTCTAAGAAAGAATCAAAACCAGTTACAGTTACACCACCACCAACCACTACTCCAGAGCTTAAGAAGGAAGTAAACGGAGCAGAACGTTACGATCTTGCAAAACGTAATGAAGAATTTACTTATACTTTGAAAACAACAATGCCTGCCAGCGCAACTGTGTTTGAGATGACAGACGAGTTGAAAGAAGTTTTAGAATTTGTTGGTGAGAATGCTTCAGCTACTGTTAAACTTGATGGTGAGGATGCAGGATCGAAGGCGACAGTGACACTTTCTGGCCAAGTGATCAAAGTTGCCTTTACAGAAGCTTCTGTAAAAGCAGATGCTGGTAAGTCTATTGAAGTGAATTTCAAGGCTAAGATTAGAGATAATGCCAACTTATCCGCTTATGTGAATAAAGATGGTAAGACAGAGATTCCGAATAAGGCTTCTTATGATATTGATCATAATCCAAAATACCACAAGGATTCGAACGAAGTTCCAGTAACGCCTCCAACACCAGAAGAGCCAGAAATCAAGAAAGATGTGAATGGCAAAGAAGCTGAAACTCTTGACAAACGCGATCAAGTCTTCACTTACAACGTGAAAACAAGTGTAGCGCAAGATGCGACAGCCTTCGCAGTCACAGATACACTCGTAGACGTTCTTGAATTCGCAGGAACTTCAAGTGCGACCTTGAATGGTCAAGCTCTTGATGCAAGTCAAATCAAGGTAGAAGGCCAAACGATTACCTTGACCCTTACAGAAGACCAAGTGAAAGCCAATGGCGGTCAAGCAGTTGAATTAACATTCGACGCGAAGATCAAAGCCGGTGCTAACTTGTCTGCGTATGTGAAGGAAGACGGTCGTACACAGATTCCGAATAAGGCTTCTTATGACGCAAGCTTCCCACACAAACCAGGAGTGCACAAGGACTCTAACGAAGTCCCGGTAACGCCTCCAACACCAGACGAGCCAGAGATCAAGAAAGATGTTAACGGTAAGGCAGAAGAAACGCTCGCGAAACGTGATGAAGTCTTCACTTACAACGTGAAAACAACAGTAGCGCAAGATGCGACAGCCTTCTCAGTCACAGATACCCTAGTAGACGTTCTTGAGTTCGCTGGAACTTCAAGTGCTAAATTGAATGGTCAAGCGCTTGACGCTAGCCAAATCAAGGTAGAGGGACAAACCATTACCTTGACGCTTACAGAAGACCAAGTCAAAGCAAATGGTGGTCAAGCAGTTGAATTAACATTCGACGCTAAGATTAAAGCCGGCGCTAACTTGTCTGCTTACCTATCAGAAGATAAGACTGTGAAAGTTCCGAACAAGGCAGCTTACAGAGCAGATCTTCCAAACAAACCAGGCTTCACTAAGGATTCAAATGAAGTTCCAGTAACGCCACCGACTCCAGAAGAGCCAGAAATCAAGAAAGATGTGAATGGCAAAGAAGCTGAAACTCTTGACAAACGCGATCAAGTCTTCACTTACAACGTGAAAACAAGTGTAGCGCAAGATGCGACAGCCTTCGCAGTCACAGATACACTCGTAGACGTTCTTGAATTCGCAGGAACTTCAAGTGCGACCTTGAATGGTCAAGCTCTTGATGCAAGTCAAATCAAGGTAGAAGGCCAAACGATTACCTTGACCCTTACAGAAGACCAAGTGAAAGCAAATGGTGGTCAAGCAGTTGAATTAACGTTCGACGCTAAGATTAAAGCCGGCGCTAACTTGTCTGCTTACCTATCAGAAGATAAGACTGTGAAAGTTCCGAACAAGGCAGCTTACAGAGCAGATCTTCCAAACAAACCAGGCTTCACTAAGGATTCAAATGAAGTTCCAGTAACGCCACCGACTCCAGAAGAGCCAGAAATCAAGAAAGATGTGAACGGCAAAGAAGCTGAAACTCTTGATAAACGCGATCAAGTCTTCACTTACAACGTGAAAACAACAGTAGCGCAAGATGCGACAGCCTTCTCAGTCACAGATACCCTAGTAGACGTTCTTGAGTTCGCAGGAACATCAAGTGCTAAATTGAATGGTCAAGCGCTTGACGCTAGCCAAATCAAGGTAGAGGGACAAACCATTACCTTGACGCTTACAGAAGACCAAGTCAAAGCAAATGGTGGTCAAGCAGTTGAATTAACGTTCGACGCTAAGATTAAAGCGGGAGCTGATTTAAGTCCATATCTAACAGATCGTGGATTCACTGTTCCAAATACAGCTTCTTATGATGCGAAGTTCCCACACAAACCAGGGCTACACAAAGATTCGAATAAAGTTCCGGTAATTGTTCCAAAAGAACCAGAACCAGAAATTTCTAAGAAGATTAACCGTACCTTGGACCACTTGGATGTGGAATACGACGCACCATACATGTATAATGTCAATACCACTTTGCCAAAAGATATTGATAAGTACAAAGAGTTCACAGTCACAGATACACTTGAACCGGTCTTGGCAATCGCTGATACACCAGTAGCTTATGTAGATGGACGTGATGCAAATGGTGCCCTTGAAACAAGTGTTGAAGGAAATACAGTCACTGTGAAAGTGAAAGATTTCGCTCGATTGAAAGGTTTCAAAGAAATCCAATTGTATATCCCAGCTAAGCTCAAAGCTAATAGTGATTTGAGTGCTTACACGAACCGATTGGTACCAAACAAGGCAACTGTAAACTTCAAGGATGCGAATAGTCAATCTGGTAACAAGGAAACGAAACCAGTAACGGTGAAACCGCGTGACCCAGAAAAACCAACAGATCCAACACCAGGTGAACCAGCTAAGTCTGTTGGACCAGAAGATGGATCTAAACCTGGTGGAGAATACCGCTTGCCAAACGCTTTTGATACCTTCCGATTCGATATCACTACACCGGTTCCAACAGATCCAGTAGATGAAAACGGAAATGCTAAGAAGGATCAATACGGTCGTCTTATCAAGACAGACTTGACTAGCTTCACAATCACGGATGAAATCAATTCAGTCTTGAAAGTCAACAAAGACCGTATCGCTCTTAAAGTTGAAAACGCTCAGTTTGACAAGATCAAAGCAACTCTTCAAGCCCAACTTGAACAGGCAGAGAAAGAACTCAAAGCTTTGACAGGTAAGTCAACAGAAGAGACTTCAACAGAGACTGGTAAGAAGGAAGAACTCAAGGCGGCGGAAGCTAAAGTAGCTGAATTGAAAGCGAAGTTGGAAGCGGCTAAAGCATCACAACCAGCTCAACCAGCAGAAGCGACAACACCAGCTACATCTGATTCTTCTGAAACAGAAGATAAGAAACCTGCAACTAGTGAGCCAAGTCAAGATCTTGCAAGCTTGGAAGCAGAGTTGAAAGCAGCTGAAGAAAACTTGGCTAAGCTTCAAGCGCCAGCTGAAAAAGAAGCAGAATTGGCACCAGCTGATAAGAAACAACAACAAGAGAAACTTGAAAATGAAATCAAGAAACTAAAAGAAGCTCAAACCAAGCTTCAAGCAGCTATTGATAAATTGTCTAAAGTTTCAAATGACCGCGGTGAATTAGTAGGTAAAGATTTAGAAGCAGTTGCTACTGTTACTTACGATGAAACTAGCAATCTTGTGACTTTTGAAATCAGCGACAAGGATGTTCTTGAAGCCTTGAAGGGAAGTACCGTACGTCTTGTACTTTACACTAACTTCAAAGAAGGAACAGATTTTGCACAATTCGCTAAGGGTGTTCCTAATACAGCTAAAGTAAGCTTTAACCACAATCCAAAGCCTACCAACAAGGTTGTAGTGTTCCCGCCAACACCACAAACACCAGAAGAACCACAAACTCCACCGACAACTCCACCGACACCACCGACACCACCAACACCAGAAGAACCACAAACTCCACCGACACCACCAACACCAGAAGAACCACAAACTCCGCCGCCAGGAGGAACCGTTCCTCCTGAAGAACCTAAGAAAACATTGCCAAATACAGGTTCTGAAGCTTCTTCAATCTTTGGAGTACTTGCAGCCCTTACTCTAGGACTTGCTGGACTTCTAGTTTGGAAGCGTAAAGCTAAACGTTAG
- a CDS encoding TlpA family protein disulfide reductase — MQKDKWWLPFLAVGVIIGLTVGFLYYTRPTKDGDIGASSVSQSTSSDENNTALSLKGQQLPEFKMTTRDGKLVASSELYDKPMLVVEWASWCPHCQKQLPIVQQMYEKYGDQIHFVLLNMSDPNRETKEKADQYIKEKGYTFPYYYDEDQGAADLLQVQTIPSMYLVTKQQQVKNVLVNHTTAENFSKELQELLN, encoded by the coding sequence ATGCAAAAAGACAAGTGGTGGCTACCATTTTTAGCGGTGGGGGTCATCATAGGTTTAACGGTGGGTTTTCTTTATTACACCAGACCCACTAAGGATGGAGATATAGGCGCATCGTCAGTTTCGCAATCAACTTCTAGTGATGAGAACAATACGGCTTTGAGTTTAAAAGGTCAACAACTTCCAGAATTTAAAATGACCACTCGAGACGGTAAATTGGTTGCTAGTTCAGAACTGTATGATAAACCTATGTTAGTTGTCGAATGGGCTAGTTGGTGTCCACATTGTCAGAAACAACTGCCTATTGTTCAACAGATGTATGAAAAGTATGGAGATCAAATTCATTTTGTTCTACTCAATATGAGCGATCCGAATAGAGAGACAAAGGAGAAGGCTGATCAGTATATCAAAGAAAAAGGATATACTTTCCCGTATTATTATGATGAGGATCAAGGGGCAGCCGATCTCTTACAGGTTCAAACCATACCTAGTATGTATCTTGTAACCAAACAGCAACAGGTAAAGAATGTATTGGTAAACCACACTACTGCTGAAAATTTCTCGAAAGAGTTACAAGAGCTACTGAATTAA